The genomic region GCAAGCGCGGCGGTGGTGTGTTCGAGAAACGCCGCTGCACGCGCGGGCGTATCGCCGCCTGCCGCGCCGGGATGGAAATGCTCGATGGCGTAATCCATCAGCGTTTCAATCAGGTCCGGGCGGTTGAAATACGCATGGCGCTGAAACATGCCGATGCGCACATGGGAATGGGAGAGCCGTGTCATCACCGCAGAGCGTGTAGGGCTTGGCTCATCGCCCCGATGCAGTTCTTCACCCGTCTCGAAAATGGCGAACGTCTTGGATGTGTAGACACCGCGCGCTTCGAGCATTTCAGCGGCCAGCAGCTCGCGCACCGCGCCTTTAAGGGTCAGACGGCCATCGCCCGTGCGTGAAAACGGCGTCTGGCCCGATCCCTTGGTGCCGAGATCGAGAAGCCGGTCTTCGCCGTCCCGCAATTGCGCGAAAAGAAAGCCCCGCCCATCCCCGATCTGTGGGTTATAGGTGCGGAACTGATGGCCGTGATAGCGCAGCGCCAGCGGGGTTTCCTGATTGCCGGGCAGAGGCTCGAACCGGTGGAAATGGGCACCGCGCGGCGCCGCATCCAGATCGCCCAGCCCCACAGCTTCGGCCCAGCGCGCATTCCACCAGCGTTCAATGCCTGCAGGGAAACTGGCGGGCTCCACCGGATCGGCAAACTCACCGCCCAGCGCGGAAAAGCGCGGATCGGGCTGGTAGCGTGCGGCCATCAGGCCAGACCTTTGGCGAGCGCCCTTGCCGCCCTCACAATCGCTTCCGTCGCCTGAGGCAGGATACGCGTCATGTTGAGAAATCCGTGCGGCACGGTGTTGAACACCACCCTTTCCACCGGCACGCCGGAGGCGGCCAGCCGGTCGGCATAGGCTGCCCCTTCATTCACCAGCGGATCAAGCTCTGCCGCCAGTATGAAGGCCGGAGCAACGCCTTTGAGATCATCCGCCAGCAGCGGCGAGACGCGTACATCGCGCACATCATCAAGGCTGCGCAGATAGCTTTCCTGGACGCGCTTGAGCACCTCGCGAGACAAGAGCGGGCCCTCCTGCCAGGGCTGGCGGGCGCGCTTGATTTCCACGAGCTGCAGCAGCGGATAGAAAAGGAGCTGAAATGCCACCTTGCCGCGCCGGTGCTGCGCGATGACCGCGGCCAGATTCCCGCCCGCTGAATCGCCGCCCACAGCCAGCCGTCCGGGCGCAAACCCGTGATGGGCCAATGCGCCCTCGTGCACCGCATCGAATGCGGCCAGCGCGTCGTTCACGGCGGCCGGGAAGGCGTGCTCTGGCGCCTTGCGGTAATCAACCGACACCACCCTGACGCCTGAAGCCGCGGCGAGGCGCTGGCACAGCGCGGCATGGGTATCGATATCCCCGACCACGAACCCGCCGCCATGATAATAGACCAACCCGGCGCCATTTTCCGCCGCATCAAATGGCCGCCAGACCCGTACAGGTATCGGCTCGGACGGGCCGGGCAGGGTCAGGTCCTCAATGGCCTCGACGCCCGGCGGGTCCAGCTCGGTGATGGGGATCATGCGGCGCAGCGCCTCACGCATGCCCGGCGCGGTGCGCTCCGGCGTGAAATGGGCGGCAAGGTCCGCGAAGGCTTTTTCCGGGGTCAGCATGCAACAGACATAGTTCGG from Glycocaulis abyssi harbors:
- a CDS encoding alpha/beta hydrolase — encoded protein: MLTPEKAFADLAAHFTPERTAPGMREALRRMIPITELDPPGVEAIEDLTLPGPSEPIPVRVWRPFDAAENGAGLVYYHGGGFVVGDIDTHAALCQRLAAASGVRVVSVDYRKAPEHAFPAAVNDALAAFDAVHEGALAHHGFAPGRLAVGGDSAGGNLAAVIAQHRRGKVAFQLLFYPLLQLVEIKRARQPWQEGPLLSREVLKRVQESYLRSLDDVRDVRVSPLLADDLKGVAPAFILAAELDPLVNEGAAYADRLAASGVPVERVVFNTVPHGFLNMTRILPQATEAIVRAARALAKGLA